The Molothrus aeneus isolate 106 chromosome 15, BPBGC_Maene_1.0, whole genome shotgun sequence genome includes a region encoding these proteins:
- the B4GALT7 gene encoding beta-1,4-galactosyltransferase 7, whose protein sequence is MGPARRRDALRLRGGGSPPLLRLFPGRLSAFPLFLLALLLGFASLLWLQLSCSGEGPEPGGQHRGAPRQPCPPPAPPQPPQEEPSWAPHRLALLVPFRERFEELLAFVPYMHRFLSKKRIRHRIFILNQVDHFRFNRASLINVGFLESGNDTDYIAMHDVDLLPLNEHLDYSFPEAGPFHVASPELHPLYHYKTYVGGILLLTKQHYELCNGMSNRFWGWGREDDEFYRRIKGAGLQVRRPSGITTGYETFQHLHDPAWRKRDQKRIAAQKQEQFKVDREGGLNNVRYRIESRTDLSVAGAPCTVLNVLLDCDTNETPWCTFG, encoded by the exons atgggcccggcccgccgcaggGACGCGCTCCGGCTGCGCGGCGGAGG GTCCCCGCCGCTGCTGCGGCTCTTCCCCGGCCGCCTGTCTGCCTTCCCGCTGTTCCTGCTGGCGCTGCTGCTCGGCTTCGCTTCgctgctctggctccagctcagctgctcgggcgaGGGGCCGGAGCCGGGGGGGCAGCACCGGGGCGCTCCCCGGCAGCCctgcccgcccccggccccgccgcagccGCCCCAGGAGGAGCCGTCGTGGGCTCCGCACCGGCTGGCGCTGCTGGTGCCCTTCCGAGAGCGCTtcgaggagctgctggccttCGTGCCCTACATGCACCGCTTCCTCAGCAAGAAGAGGATCCGCCACCGCATCTTCATCCTCAACCAAGTGGATCATTTCAG GTTTAACAGGGCATCCCTGATCAACGTGGGCTTCCTGGAGAGCGGCAACGACACCGACTACATCGCCATGCACGACGTGGATCTCCTGCCCCTCAACGAGCACCTGGACTACAGCTTCCCAGAGGCAGGGCCCTTCCACGTGGCATCCCCCGAGCTGCACCCGCTCTACCACTACAAGACCTACGTGGGTGGCATCCTGCTGCTCACCAAGCAGCACTATGAGCTG TGCAATGGCATGTCCAACCGCTTCTGGGGCTGGGGACGGGAGGACGATGAGTTCTATCGACGTATCAAAGGAGCTGGTCTCCAG gtcCGTCGTCCCTCTGGAATCACAACTGGATACGAGACTTTCCAGCACCTGCATGACCCAGCCTGGAGGAAGAGAGACCAGAAGCGCATCGCTGCACAGAAGCAG GAACAGTTCAAGGTGGATCGGGAGGGAGGCCTGAACAACGTCAGGTACCGAATCGAGTCACGGACAGATCTGAGCGTGGCAGGAGCCCCTTGCACCGTCCTCAATGTCCTGCTGGACTGTGACACAAACGAGACCCCCTGGTGCACGTTTGGCTGA
- the NHP2 gene encoding H/ACA ribonucleoprotein complex subunit 2: protein MAREKPEAAAEAEATPELSYREQLDFLNPIAQPLASRKLTRKLLKCIRKATKHKQLRRGVKEVQKFINKGEKGITVLAGDTLPIDVYCHIPIMCEDRSLPYAYVPSKTDLGAAAGSKRPTCVILIKPHEEYQEAYDECLEEVSALPLPL from the exons ATGGCGCGGGAGAAGCCGGAGGCGGCGGCCGAGGCGGAGGCGACACCGGAGCTCTCGTACCGGGAGCAGCTCGACTTCCTGAACCCCATCGCGCAGCCGCTCGCGTCCCGCAAACTCACCCGAAAGCTGCTCAAGTGCATCAGGAAAG CGACCAAGCACAAGCAGCTCCGCCGCGGCGTGAAGGAGGTTCAGAAGTTCATCAACAAGGGCGAGAAGGG GATCACGGTGCTGGCCGGGGACACGCTGCCCATCGATGTCTACTGCCACATCCCCATTATGTGCGAGGACAGGAGCCTCCCGTACGCGTACGTCCCTTCCAAAACG gacctgggagctgcagccggCTCCAAGCGCCCGACCTGTGTCATCCTGATCAAGCCCCACGAGGAGTACCAGGAGGCTTACGACGAATGCCTGGAGGAGGTGTCGGCCCTTCCCCTGCCGCTGTGA
- the LMAN2 gene encoding vesicular integral-membrane protein VIP36, with protein sequence MAAGAGGLVAAAALLLALAGPRPVPAELTDGNSEHLKREHSLMKPYQGAGSAAMPLWDFTGSTMVTSQYVRLTPDERSREGSIWNRVPCFLKDWELHVHFKIHGAGKKNLHGDGLALWYTQERLTPGPVFGSKDNFHGLAIFLDTYPNDEATERVFPYISAMVNNGSLSYDHSKDGRWTELAGCSADLRNQNHDTFLAVRYSRGRLTVMTDVEDKNEWKNCIDIAGVQLPTGYFFGASAGTGDLSDNHDIISMKLFQLMVEHPVEDETVDWTKIEPRVSLLKSPKDNVDDPTGNFRSGPLTGWKVFLLLLCALLGIIVCAVVGAVVFQKRQERNKRFY encoded by the exons ATGGCGGCGGGTGCGGGCGGGCTGGtggcggcggccgcgctgctGTTGGCCCTGGCCGGGCCGCGCCCGGTGCCCGCCGAACTCACGGATGGCAACAGCGAGCACCTGAAGCGGGAGCACTCGCTTATGAAGCCGTACCAGG GCGCGGGCTCCGCCGCGATGCCGCTGTGGGACTTCACGGGCAGCACCATGGTCACCAGCCAGTACGTGCGCCTGACGCCCGACGAGCGCAGTCGGGAGGGCTCCATCTGGAACCGCGTG ccctgcttccTCAAGGACTGGGAGCTCCACGTCCACTTCAAGATCCACGGAGCCGGCAAGAAGAACCTGCACGGGGACGGGCTGGCGCTGTGGTACACGCAGGAACGGCTGACACCAG GTCCTGTCTTTGGCAGCAAGGACAACTTCCATGGGCTGGCTATTTTCCTTGATACCTATCCCAATGATGAGGCCACAGAG CGTGTGTTCCCCTACATCTCGGCCATGGTCAACAACGGCTCCCTGAGCTACGACCACAGCAAGGATGGGCGCTGGACGGAGCTGGCCGGCTGCTCGGCCGACCTGCGCAACCAGAACCACGACACCTTCCTGGCCGTGCGCTACTCCCGCGGCCGCCTCACG GTGATGACTGACGTGGAAGACAAGAATGAATGGAAGAACTGCATCGACATCGCAGGGGTGCAGCTGCCAACCGGGTACTTCTTTGGTGCTTCTGCTGGCACTGGAGATCTCTCTG ACAATCACGACATCATCTCAATGAAGCTGTTCCAGCTCATGGTGGAGCACCCTGTAGAAGATGAGACCGTTGACTGGACCAAGATCGAGCCGAGGGTCAGCCTCCTTAAATCCCCCAAAG ACAACGTGGATGACCCGACGGGGAATTTCCGGAGCGGGCCGCTGACGGgctggaaggtgttcctgctcctgctctgtgccctgctgggcatCATTGTCTGCGCCGTGGTGGGAGCCGTGGTCTTCCAGAAACGCCAGGAGCGGAACAAGCGTTTCTACTAG
- the N4BP3 gene encoding NEDD4-binding protein 3 encodes MAAAQGPVTCEPDTRVLGTYLSSEPVGVVGSMGSVGSLVEKQDLSPLELRAPLGGSRGLRQPDGLLRKGPNQRELFGYLHGAKKETRMERKHQTSAACYKRDYESDRENRSPERCSREHHRGADFSKSSLPERGRFDKCRIRPSAFKAVAGKGLVSMQGLSSSKGQKLSKSNGSLHTLLSQSSTAAPQHGPLRTHLLHAISLDEASDSSHNSIQSFPSYGSRLKPAQSQFSASMGHINHIGGSLDRVSRSPRDTLAPEKMPLSCKSMATLSRLQSPGEPPPPYEFSYSLEDAVKQLEDRLQETGGELRQLKRSLSETEDPFTQAFEDKQRLWLDELEDLKQMYMARLQQVMQQAQRGQRALQLQLYKAQQEKKRLQEELSLQQCQCEESKLRQPQGEHGSPKLEETKWEVCQKAAEISLLKQQLRDTQEEMAQKLGEIFSLKTQLREAKAEVQARDSQLAQLADSFQSPPEPGTSLPLGDDPMPSCQDFPGCETDDSKCRGLQSDSAEPLERQVEWLWAELLRERRQGQLQAVNFELERKTWQEEKEKVLRYQRELQASYMEMYHRSQALERELRQLRAEPRDVRIDSPWIERVESSKI; translated from the exons atggcagcagcacagggtccTGTGACCTGTGAGCCCGACACCCGTGTCCTCGGCACCTACCTCTCCTCGGAGCCCGTCGGCGTGGTTGGCAGCAtgggcagtgtgggcagcctggTGGAGAAGCAGGATCTGTCCCCCCTGGAGCTGCGGGCCCCGCTGGGCGGCTCGCGGGGGCTCCGGCAGCCCGACGGGTTGCTGCGCAAGGGGCCCAACCAGCGGGAGCTCTTTGGGTACCTGCACGGGGCCAAGAAGGAGACGCGGATGGAGCGGAAGCACCAGACATCGGCTGCCTGCTACAAGCGGGACTACGAGAGCGACCGCGAGAACCGATCCCCTGAGCGCTGCTCCCGTGAGCATCACCGTGGGGCCGACTTCTCCAAGAGCTCCCtgccggagcggggccgcttCGACAAG TGTCGTATCAGGCCCTCGGCCTTCAAGGCagtggctgggaaggggctggtcTCCATGCAGGGCCTGTCCTCGTCCAAGGGGCAGAAGTTGTCCAAGAGCAATGGGAGCCTGCACACGCTGCTGTCGCAGAGCAGCACGGCGGCCCCGCAGCACGGCCCGCTCCGCACCCACCTGCTCCACGCCATCAGCCTGGATGAGGCCTCTGACTCCAGCCACAACTCCATCCAGAGCTTCCCGTCCTACGGCTCCCGCCTCAAGCCTGCCCAGAGTCAGTTCAGCGCCTCCATGGGCCACATCAACCACATCGGGGGCTCCTTGGACAGGGTTTCCCGGAGCCCCAGGGATACCCTGGCCCCTGAGAAGATGCCCCTGTCCTGCAAAAGCATGGCCACCCTGagcaggctgcagagccccGGCGAGCCCCCGCCGCCATATGAGTTCTCCTACTCGCTGGAGGACGCGGTGAAGCAGCTGGAGGACCGGCTGCAGGAGACGGGAGgggagctgaggcagctcaAGAGGAGCCTCAGCGAGACTGAAGACCCCTTCACAcag GCGTTTGAGGACAAGCAGCGGCTGTGGCTGGACGAGCTGGAGGACCTGAAGCAGATGTACATGGCCCGGCTGCAGCAGGTGATGCAGCAGGCGCAGCGCGGGCAGCGGgcgctgcagctgcagctctacaaggcacagcaggagaagaagcggctgcaggaggagctgagcctgcagcagtgccagtgcgAGGAGAGCAAGCTCCGGCAGCCCCAGGGCGAGCATGGCAGCCCCAAACTGGAGGAGACCAAGTGGGAG GTGtgccagaaagcagcagagatctccctgctgaagcagcagctccgGGACACCCAGGAGGAGATGGCTCAGAAGCTGGGGGAGATCTTCAGCCTGAAGACGCAGCTGCGGGAGGCCAAGGCAGAGGTCCAGGCCAGGGACtcgcagctggcacagctggcagactccttccagagccccCCGGAGCCTGGCACCTCGCTGCCCCTGGGCGATGACCCCATGCCGTCGTGCCAGGACTTCCCTGGCTGCGAAACTGATGACTCCAAGTGCCGGGGCCTGCAGAGCGACTCGGCGGAGCCCCTGGAGCGGCAGGTGGAgtggctgtgggcagagctgctgcgGGAGCGGCGTCAGGGCCAGCTGCAGGCTGTGAACTTtgagctggagaggaaaacgtggcaggaggagaaggagaaggtgcTGCGGTACCAGCGGGAGCTCCAGGCCAGCTACATGGAGATGTACCACCGGAGCCAGGCGCTGGAGCGGGAGCTGCGGCAGCTgcgggcagagcccagggatgtCAGGATCGATTCGCCCTGGATCGAGCGGGTGGAGTCCTCCAAGATCTGA
- the LOC136563075 gene encoding ADP-ribosylation factor-like protein 3 isoform X1 produces the protein MGDVQKGSPSTPCPQGLLSVIQKLKGSPEQELRIVLLGLDNAGKTTLLKRLASEEVSTITPTQGFNIKSVQSHGLKLNVWDIGGQRSIRPYWKKYLGSTDLLIYVIDSADQKRFEETGQELAELTEDESLTGVPLLVFANKQDLVTAAPAAEIAEGLSLHTYRDREWQIQACSALSGEGVQDGMNWISSQIMNRKK, from the exons ATGGGGGATGTGCAGAAG ggctcccccagcaccccctgcccccaggggctgctctccgTCATCCAGAAGCTGAAGGGATCCCCGGAGCAGGAGCTCCGCATcgtcctgctggggctggacaACGCGGGCAAGACCACGCTGCTGAAGCGCCTGGCGTCCGAGGAGGTCAGCACCATCACCCCCACACAG GGATTCAACATCAAGAGCGTGCAGTCCCACGGTTTGAAGCTGAATGTTTGGGATATCGGGGGGCAGCGCTCCATCCGCCCCTACTGGAAGAAGTACCTGGGCAGCACAGACCTGCTG ATTTACGTCATTGACAGCGCTGACCAGAAGCGTTTTGAGGAGACAGGGCAG gagctggcagagctcacAGAAGATGAGTCCCTGACGGGAGTCCCGCTGCTGGTGTTTGCCAACAAGCAGGACCTGGTGACTGCAGCACCCGCAGCTGAAATCGcagaggggctgagcctgcacaCCTACCGGGACCGGGAGTGGCAGATCCAGGcctgctcagccctgtctgGGGAAGGGGTGCAG GATGGGATGAACTGGATTTCCAGCCAGATCATGAACAGGAAGAAGTGA
- the LOC136563075 gene encoding ADP-ribosylation factor-like protein 3 isoform X2, translating to MGDVQKGLLSVIQKLKGSPEQELRIVLLGLDNAGKTTLLKRLASEEVSTITPTQGFNIKSVQSHGLKLNVWDIGGQRSIRPYWKKYLGSTDLLIYVIDSADQKRFEETGQELAELTEDESLTGVPLLVFANKQDLVTAAPAAEIAEGLSLHTYRDREWQIQACSALSGEGVQDGMNWISSQIMNRKK from the exons ATGGGGGATGTGCAGAAG gggctgctctccgTCATCCAGAAGCTGAAGGGATCCCCGGAGCAGGAGCTCCGCATcgtcctgctggggctggacaACGCGGGCAAGACCACGCTGCTGAAGCGCCTGGCGTCCGAGGAGGTCAGCACCATCACCCCCACACAG GGATTCAACATCAAGAGCGTGCAGTCCCACGGTTTGAAGCTGAATGTTTGGGATATCGGGGGGCAGCGCTCCATCCGCCCCTACTGGAAGAAGTACCTGGGCAGCACAGACCTGCTG ATTTACGTCATTGACAGCGCTGACCAGAAGCGTTTTGAGGAGACAGGGCAG gagctggcagagctcacAGAAGATGAGTCCCTGACGGGAGTCCCGCTGCTGGTGTTTGCCAACAAGCAGGACCTGGTGACTGCAGCACCCGCAGCTGAAATCGcagaggggctgagcctgcacaCCTACCGGGACCGGGAGTGGCAGATCCAGGcctgctcagccctgtctgGGGAAGGGGTGCAG GATGGGATGAACTGGATTTCCAGCCAGATCATGAACAGGAAGAAGTGA
- the SLC34A1 gene encoding sodium-dependent phosphate transport protein 2A, translated as MLPYRTESPVLPGRCPVRGGRVVHGPQFAYCPSPQALHRLPGAHGCPFTVSAVPCPEHGFPCPGSPGRLREGRERFELDALPWQGHRLGLDELQRPELGCWARVQSFCVSLLKVPLMFGFLYLFVCSLDVLSSAFQLAGGKVAGDIFKDNAILSNPVAGLVVGILVTVLVQSSSTSTSIIVSMVSSGLLEVRSAIPIIMGSNIGTSVTNTIVALMQAGDRSEFKRAFAGATVHDCFNWLSVLVLLPLEVVSGYLHHVTRLVVATFNIRSGKDAPDLLKIITEPFTKLIIQLDKSVITGIATGDESLRNRSLIRVWCGPATPQMASVGLGPPPNCTSPGHCSTKGIEVLHNVTRKKCEHLFTDTPLPDLAVGLVLLAGSLVVLCTCLILLVKLLNSLLKGQVAKAIQKVINTDLPHPLSWLTGYFAMVVGAGMTFVVQSSSVFTSAITPLIGLGVISIERAYPLTLGSNIGTTTTAILAALASPGDKLASSFQIALCHFFFNISGILLWYPLPFTRLPIRMAKALGERTAKYRWFAVLYLIICFLLLPSLIFGISMAGWQALVGVGAPFLGLLFFVGLVNALQAHSPGRLPKWLQTWDFLPAWMHSLQPLDRVITQATLCCTDRCRSPEGWEEPEGAPRDKARLGLDNPALSYPEEMPSPSTRVGSPRPLPHGATRL; from the exons ATGCTGCCCTACCGGACCGAGAGCCCAGTCCTGCCCGGGCGCTGCCCGGTGCGGGGAGGAAGGGTTGTGCATGGGCCACAGTTTGCCTACTGCCCCAGCCCCCAAG ctctgcaccgGCTGCCAGGTGCCCATGGCTGCCCCTTCACGGTCAGCGCcgtgccctgccctgagcacggcttcccctgccccggcTCCCCCGGGCGCCTGCGCGAGGGCCGCGAGCGCTTCGAGCTGGACGCgctcccctggcaggggcacCGGCTGGGCTTGGACGAGCTGCAGaggccag AGCTCGGGTGCTGGGCCAGGGTCCAGTCCTTCTGTGTCTCCCTTCTAAAGGTGCCCCTGATGTTTGGGTTCCTGTACCTCTTCGTGTGCTCTCTGGAcgtgctcagctctgccttccagCTGGCTGGAG GTAAGGTGGCGGGGGACATCTTCAAGGACAACGCCATCCTCTCCAATCCAGTGGCTGGGCTGGTGGTGGGCATCCTGGTGACCGTGCTGGTGCAGAgctcctccacctccacctccatCATCGTCAGCATGGTCTCCTCAGGGT tgctggaggtgcGCTCTGCCATCCCCATCATCATGGGCTCCAACATCGGCACCTCGGTCACCAACACCATCGTGGCCCTCATGCAGGCTGGCGACCGCAGTGAGTTCAAACG GGCCTTCGCTGGTGCCACGGTGCACGACTGCTTCAACTGGCTgtcagtgctggtgctgctgccgcTGGAGGTGGTGAGTGGGTACCTGCACCATGTCACCCGCCTGGTTGTGGCCACCTTCAACATCCGCAGTGGGAAAGATGCCCCTGACCTGCTGAAGATCATCACAGAGCCCTTCACCAAACTCATCATCCAG CTGGACAAGTCTGTGATCACAGGCATCGCGACAGGGGACGAGAGCCTGCGCAACCGGAGCCTCATCCGCGTCTGGTGTGGCCCTGCAACCCCACAG ATGGCCTCTGTGGGGCTTGGGCCCCCCCCAAACTGCACATCCCCTGGCCACTGCAGCACTAAGGGCATTGAGGTCCTTCACAACGTCACCAGGAAGAAGT GTGAGCACCTCTTCACCGACACACCACTACCTGacctggctgtggggctggtgctgctggccgGGTCCCTTGTCGTGCTCTGCACCTGCCTCATCCTCCTGGTCAAACTCCTCAACTCCCTGCTCAAGGGGCAGGTGGCCAAAGCCATCCAGAAGGTCATCAACACTG ACCTCCCACACCCGCTCAGCTGGCTCACCGGCTACTTCGCCATGGTGGTGGGTGCTGGGATGACCTTCgtggtgcagagcagctctgtcttCACCTCGGCCATCACACCCCTGATTG GCCTGGGGGTGATCAGCATTGAGCGTGCCTACCCACTGACCCTGGGCTCAAACATTGGCACCACCACCACTGCCAtcctggctgccctggccagcccaggggacaAGCTGGCCAGCTCCTTCCAG ATTGCTCTGTGCCACTTCTTCTTCAACATCTCGGGCATCCTGCTGTGGTACCCCCTGCCCTTCACCCGCCTGCCCATCCGCATGGCCAAGGCGCTGGGCGAGCGCACGGCCAAGTATCGCTGGTTTGCCGTGCTCTACCTCATCatctgcttcctcctgctgccctccctcatCTTCGGCATCTCCATGGCGGGCTGGCAGGCACTGGTGGGGGTGGGCGCGCCCTTCCTCGGCCTCCTCTTCTTTGTGGGGCTGGTGAACgctctgcaggcacacagcCCCGGGCGCCTGCCCAAGTGGCTGCAGACCTGGGACTTCCTCCCAGCCTGGATGCACTCGCTGCAGCCGCTGGACCGTGTCATCACCCAGGCCACGCTGTGCTGCACCGACCGCTGCCGCAGCCCCgagggctgggaggagcccGAGGGCGCTCCCCGCgacaaggccaggctggggctggacaACCCTGCCCTCTCCTACCCCGAGGAgatgcccagccccagcacgcGGGTGGGCTCCCCTCGCCCGCTCCCGCACGGTGCCACACGGCTCTAG
- the RGS14 gene encoding LOW QUALITY PROTEIN: regulator of G-protein signaling 14 (The sequence of the model RefSeq protein was modified relative to this genomic sequence to represent the inferred CDS: deleted 1 base in 1 codon), which translates to MVTLPVGAESGSVACRERRAGPGRESRAAGRGCCGAAGRARSAPGRAEPGMQGKGKLLVVHNGRMGPAVSDGELNASRARGSNHSVNSLPGPPATCGSSQGSVVSWAESFETLLQDRVAVTYFTEFLKKEFSAENVYFWQACERFQQIPASDTQQLAQEARRIYDEFLSSHSVSPVNIDKQAWIGEDMLATPSPDMFRIQQLQIFNLMKFDSYTRFVKSPLYQACLRAESQGQPLPDLRPHSRSSSPPPDLSKKTKLKLGKSLPLGVETAGSSASRSLQRSFRKGERREPSWAEGGEGSRSAMLWRESQGSLNSSASLDLGFLSSASTATSPCTEGQQKSLGGSEAELPGKPMKYCCVYLPDGTASLASVRPGHSIRDMLAGLCEKRGFSLPDIKVFLVGNEQKALVLDQECSVLADQEVKLENRISFDLEISSLNKTIRITAKSTKRIREALQPVLGKYGVSVEQALLRRQGEPATLDLEKLVSTVSAQKLVLETPADVRVMGSAEAAAAPSLLRSEEGSPTGAEPDTRWEMPSSFSRPQSSAAMNLNRRTYDLEGLVELLNRAQSCRANDQRGLLSKEDLVLPDFLQLPVQDSSACEGSQQPSAPQAGSEGSSCPQEEPALAQPSLDHKL; encoded by the exons ATGGTGACACTTCCTGTGGGAGCCGAAAGCGGTAGTGTGGCG TGCCGGgagcgccgggccgggccgggccgggagagCCGCGCCGCCGGCCGGGGATGCTGCGGGGCCGCGGGCCGCGCCCGTagcgcgccgggccgggccgagccagGCATGCAGGGCAAGGGCAAACTGCTGGTGGTCCACAACGGGCGAATG GGCCCGGCCGTGTCAGATGGAG agTTAAATGCCTCCCGGGCCCGTGGCAGCAACCACAGTGTGAACAGCCTGCCAGGCCCACCAGCCACGTGTGGAtccagccagggctctgtggtCAGCTGGGCTGAATCCTTCGAGACGCTGCTGCAGGACCGTGTGGCTGTCACCTACTTCACT gagtTCCTCAAGAAGGAGTTCAGTGCTGAAAATGTCTACTTTTGGCAGGCATGTGAGCGCTTCCAGCAGATCCCAGCCAGTGACACACAGCAG ctGGCCCAGGAGGCACGGCGGATCTACGATGAGTTCCTCTCCAGCCACTCGGTCAGTCCTGTGAACATTGACAAGCAGGCCTGGATTGGGGAGGACATGCTGgccaccccctccccagacATGTTTcgcatccagcagctccag ATCTTCAACCTGATGAAGTTTGACAGCTACACACGTTTTGTGAAATCCCCCCTGTACCAGGCCTGCCTGCGGGCAGAgagccagggccagcccctgcCTGACCTGCGGCCCCACTcccgcagcagcagcccccCTCCTGACCTCAGCAAG AAGACGAAGCTGAAGCTGGGCAAGTCGCTGCCCCTGGGCGTGGAGACGGcgggcagcagtgccagccgcAGCCTGCAGCGCTCCTTCAGGAAGGGAGAGCGGCGGGAACCCTCCTGGGCGG aggggggagaaggcagcaggagcgCCATGCTGTGGAGGGAGTCCCAGGGCTCACTCAACTCCTCAGCCAGCCTGGACCTGGGCTTCTTGTCCTcggccagcacagccaccagcccCTGCACAGAG GGCCAGCAGAAGAGCCTGGGGGGCAGCGAGGCCGAGCTGCCAGGCAAGCCCATGAAGTACTGCTGCGTGTACCTGCCTGATGGCACAGCCTCGCTGGCCTCCGTCCGGCCCGGCCACTCCATCCGGGACATGCTGGCCGGGCTGTGTGAGAAACGCGGCTTCAGCCTCCCCGACATCAAGGTCTTCCTGGTGGGCAATGAGCAG AAAGCATTGGTGCTGGACCAGGAGTGCTCCGTGCTGGCAGACCAGGAGGTGAAGCTGGAGAACAGGATAAGCTTTGA cctggaaaTCTCCTCCCTCAACAAGACCATCCGCATCACAGCCAAGTCAACCAAGCGCATCCGGGAGGCGCTGCAGCCCGTGCTGGGCAAGTACGGCGTGAGCGTGGAGCAGGCGCTGCTGCGCAGG CAAGGTGAGCCAGCCACGCTGGACTTGGAGAAGCTGGTCAGCACAGTGTCTGCTCAGAAACTTGTCTTGGAAACACCAGCAG ACGTGCGAGTGATGGGgagtgctgaggctgcagctgccccctCTCTGCTCCGGAGTGAG GAGGGGAGCCCaacaggagcagagcctgacacaCGATGGGAGAtgccctcctccttctccaggcCACAGTCTTCAGCTGCCATGAACCTCAACCGCCGCACGTACGACCTGGAAG ggctggtggagctgctgaACCGTGCCCAGAGCTGCCGGGCCAACGACCAGCGTGGGCTGCTCTCTAAGGAGGACCTGGTCCTGCCTGACTTCCTCCAGCTCCCCGTGCAGGACAGCAGTGCCTGTGAGGGGTCACAGCAGCCCAGTGCCCCTCAGGCTGGCTCTGAGGGAAGCAGCTGCCCTCAGGAAGAGCCTGCTCTGGCTCAGCCTTCGTTGGACCACAAGCTCTGA